In Sphaerisporangium krabiense, the DNA window CACGGCGCCGAGCAGGTTGCCGAGGTGGAAGGAGTCGGCGGTGGGCTGGATTCCGGAGAGCACGCGAGGTGTGGCCATAGAACATAATTGTGGCAGCCGCCGGCGGTGGTCCGCGAATCCGTCACCCTTCCTGTGGGGGCGCGGGCTCGGGCGGCAGGGGCCGTCTGATCACCCGCACCCGGGCGACCCTGCGGCCGTCCATCTCGGTGACCACGAGCGCGTACCCCGGGCCCTCGACCCGCTCCCCCGCCTCGGGCAGGTGGCCGAGCGCCGCCATGACGTGGCCGCCGAGCGTCTCGTACGGCCCCGCCTGGAGCCGGATCCCGGTCTCGGCCGCGAAGTCGTCCAGGTTGGTCAGGCCCTCGATCTCCATCTCGCCGGCCACGAGCCGCACGGCGTGCCCGTCGTCGTCGTACTCGTCGCGGATGTCGCCGATGAGCTGTTCGACCAGGTCCTCCATGGTGACGATGCCCGCCGTGCCGCCGTACTCGTCCATGACGATGGCCAGGTGCTGCCCATCGTCGCGCATCTCGGTCAGCGTGGCGATGACCCGCTTGCTGGCGGGCAGGAGCTTGACGGGCCTGATGGGCACCAGCTCGCTGATCGGCTCGATGCGGCCGGTCAGCACCGGGTCCAGCAGATCGCGCACGTGGATGAAGCCCACGATGTCGTCGTAGGAGTCGCGGTAGACGGGGAAGCGGGAGTGCGGCATGGCGGCGGCCAGGATCGCCGCCTCCGCCAGCGGCGTGTCCGCGGCCATGAACTCGACCTCGGTGCGGGGCAGCATGACCTCGCGCAGGTGGCGCTTGCCCGCGGTGAACACCTCGGCGATCAGGTCGCGCTCGTCCTGGGTGAGGTCGTGGTGGGCGACGACCATGTCGCGCAGTTCCTCGGTGGTCATCGCGGCGCGGTCGGCCTCGGGGTTGCCGCCGAGCAGCCGCACGATGCCGTCCGTGGACTTCGACAGCACCCAGATGACCGGCCGCGACAGCGCGGCGAGCCGGTCCAGCAGGGGCGCGACCAGCAGCGACAGGCCCTCGGCGCGCTGGCGGGCCAGGCGCTTCGGGGCCAGCTCGCCGAGCACGAGCGTGACGTAGGAGATCGCCAGGGTGACCAGGACCAGCGACACCGGGCGGGCGACGCCCGAGGGCATCCACGACAGGGCGGCGATGACCGGTTCGAGCTGCCCGGCGAGGGTGTCGGCGCCGACGGCGGCGGACAGCGCGGTGGCGACGGTCACGCCGATCTGGACGGCCGACAGGAAACGGTTCGGATCGCGGGCCAGCTTGGCGACGCGCGCGCCGCGCCGCCCTCCGTCGGCGAGTCTGCGAACCTGGCTCTCACGCAGCGAGACCATGGCCATCTCGGCCGCGGCGAAGAACCCGCCGATCAGCACGAAGAGCAGGACAAGGAGGATGTTAGCCGCGACGTTGTGCACGTCGATCGCAGTCCGTTCGCACGAGGCCCAAGTCGATGATCTGGTCAGCGTACCCGCTGAACGCCGTGCCGCCGGTGTTCAGAGCCGCGTAAGCTGGGCAAAGAGCATACAATTTTCAACATCACCCAACATTTTCCAACGAAAGGGACCAGTCGCGTGAAGCTGCTCGTCACCGGGGGCGCGGGCTACATCGGAAGCGCCGTGGCCGCACAGCTCGTCGAGGCGGGGCACGAGGTCACCGTCCTGGACGACCTCTCCACCGGCCACGCAGACGCCGTCCCGTCCGGGGCCGCCTTCGTCGAGGCGCCGCTCACCGAGGCCGGCAAGGTCCTGTCCCCTTCGTTCGACGGCGTGCTCCACTTCGCCGCGCGGTCACTGGTCGGCGAGTCGGTGGAGAAGCCGGGCCTGTACTGGTCCGCCAACCTCGGCGGCGCGCTCGCCCTGCTCGACGCCATGCGCGAGTCGGGCGTGCCGCGCATCGTCTTCTCCTCCACCGCCGCCACCTACGGCGAGCCGGAGGCCACGCCCATCCCCGAGACCGCGCCCACCCGGCCGACCAACCCCTACGGCGCCTCCAAGCTCGCCGTGGACACGGCGCTGACGGCGTACGCGGGCCTGCACGACCTCGGGGCCGTCAGCCTGCGCTACTTCAACGTGGCGGGCGCCCACACCGCCGCCGACGGGCGCGTGTACGCCGAGCGGCACGCCGTCGAGACCCACCTCATCCCGAACGTCCTGGCCGTCGCGCTCGGCCGGCGCGAGTCGGTGAACGTCTTCGGCGCCGACTACCCGACCCCCGACGGCACCTGCGTCCGCGACTACATCCACATCACCGACCTGGCCCGCGCGCACCTGCTGGCCCTGGACGCCTGCCGTCCCGGCACGCACGCCGTCTACAACCTCGGCAGCGGCACCGGGTTCTCGGTGCGCGAGGTCCTCGACGTCTGCCGCGAGGTGACCGGGCATCCGATCCCGGCGGTGCTCGCCGAGCGCCGGCCCGGCGACCCCGCGGTGCTGGTGGCCTCCTCCGAGCTGATCCGGCGCGAGCTCGGCTGGACGGCCGAGCACGCGGACCTGCGCGAGATCGTCGCCGACGCCTGGTCCGCCCTGCGCTGACGGCCCTGCGCGGGCTCGGCGAGCGCCCGGAGACCGTGCCGGTCGGCCGCCCGGCCGGCACGGGTTGCGAATGTGAATCACTCTCCGCGAACCTGACATTCCGGTGCGCGATCTGTGATGGGGTTCCCCCGTGATGCCCGCAGGACGTCGTCTCCCCCCGCTCGCCATCAAGGCCGGCGCCGCGGCCCTGATCCTGGTGTGCGCGGGGCTGGCCGCCGCGGGCGCGGTGTTCGCCACCACGCGGCCGTCCGGCCCGGCGGCCCGCCCCTCCTGCACGGGCTCCCCCGCCCGGTACGGCGACTACAAGAGATACGGCAAGCCCGGCCGGATCCCCCAGGGCCGGCCGCCCTCGGACCGGCCTCCCGGCCACCCGCCCGCCGGCCAGGTCCCCCCGGGCTACCCATCCCCCGAATACCCGCCGTCCGGATACTCCCCCGAATACCCGCCGCCCGGATACCGGCCCCCGCCCGGGTACCCACCGCCGGGGTACCCACCGCCTCCGCCGCCGGGGTACCCGCCGCCATGGCCGCCGCCCGGTTATCCGCCGCCTCCGGGGTACGGCCCGTCCCCGGCGCCGTCCACGGCCCGCCCGCCGTCCACGTCGGCCGGCTACCCGACGCCCGCTCCCCCGACCTAGCCGCGCGGCCCGGGCCGCTCCCGACCTGCCGGGCGGGTCAGCCCCGGCCGGGTGAGACCCGCATGCGGGCCCGGTTGTTGCCGGGCCGCCGGTCGCCGAGCCTGGCCGAGTACACCGTCGCCGCGACCTCGCCCGCGCCGTCGCGGGGCACCTGGAAGACCAGGCTGAGCGTGCCGCCCGCCCCCGAGCCGATCGGGCGCAGCGCGCAGCCGACCTTCCCGTGCCGGGCCGAGCACCGGCCGCCCTTGGCCGACAGGAACCGCGCGCCGTGCTCGGTGAAGTACACCCGCGCGTCCGGCACGCGCCGCGGGCCCTTGTTCCGCACGGCGGCCCGCACCGTGAAGCGCCCGCCCGGCCGCGCCGTGTGGCGGGCCGGGGACAGCCGGACGGCGAGGTCCGCGCCCTCGTCCACCCGCGTGGTGGCCTCCGCGCGGTTGTCGGCCTCGTTCTCGTCCACGACCTCGGACGACAGCACGGCCGAGGCGCGCAGCGGTCCCTTCGCCCCGGTGCGGACGACCCCGAGGATCGTGACCGCGCCGGACCCGCCGGCCCGGATGTCCACCGGGGAGGGACACACCACCTCGTTGCGCGAGCGCCCGGAACGGCAGCTCGCGACGTTCACGGCGGTGATCTCCACCTCGTCCGGCACCCGGATCGTGAGCACGGGCAGCACCGCGTCCCCGGGCCCGGCGTTGCGCACCCTGACCTCGTACGACAGCCACTGCCCCGGCTGGGCGACCCTCGGCGCGGCGGTCAGCCGTACGGACAGGTCGGCCCCTCCCCAGCCGCCGGACGCCCGGGCGGCGTTCGCCACCA includes these proteins:
- a CDS encoding hemolysin family protein, whose product is MHNVAANILLVLLFVLIGGFFAAAEMAMVSLRESQVRRLADGGRRGARVAKLARDPNRFLSAVQIGVTVATALSAAVGADTLAGQLEPVIAALSWMPSGVARPVSLVLVTLAISYVTLVLGELAPKRLARQRAEGLSLLVAPLLDRLAALSRPVIWVLSKSTDGIVRLLGGNPEADRAAMTTEELRDMVVAHHDLTQDERDLIAEVFTAGKRHLREVMLPRTEVEFMAADTPLAEAAILAAAMPHSRFPVYRDSYDDIVGFIHVRDLLDPVLTGRIEPISELVPIRPVKLLPASKRVIATLTEMRDDGQHLAIVMDEYGGTAGIVTMEDLVEQLIGDIRDEYDDDGHAVRLVAGEMEIEGLTNLDDFAAETGIRLQAGPYETLGGHVMAALGHLPEAGERVEGPGYALVVTEMDGRRVARVRVIRRPLPPEPAPPQEG
- the galE gene encoding UDP-glucose 4-epimerase GalE, which codes for MKLLVTGGAGYIGSAVAAQLVEAGHEVTVLDDLSTGHADAVPSGAAFVEAPLTEAGKVLSPSFDGVLHFAARSLVGESVEKPGLYWSANLGGALALLDAMRESGVPRIVFSSTAATYGEPEATPIPETAPTRPTNPYGASKLAVDTALTAYAGLHDLGAVSLRYFNVAGAHTAADGRVYAERHAVETHLIPNVLAVALGRRESVNVFGADYPTPDGTCVRDYIHITDLARAHLLALDACRPGTHAVYNLGSGTGFSVREVLDVCREVTGHPIPAVLAERRPGDPAVLVASSELIRRELGWTAEHADLREIVADAWSALR
- a CDS encoding DUF11 domain-containing protein; its protein translation is MFSTGIAAGLVLFLVTGAPVVANAARASGGWGGADLSVRLTAAPRVAQPGQWLSYEVRVRNAGPGDAVLPVLTIRVPDEVEITAVNVASCRSGRSRNEVVCPSPVDIRAGGSGAVTILGVVRTGAKGPLRASAVLSSEVVDENEADNRAEATTRVDEGADLAVRLSPARHTARPGGRFTVRAAVRNKGPRRVPDARVYFTEHGARFLSAKGGRCSARHGKVGCALRPIGSGAGGTLSLVFQVPRDGAGEVAATVYSARLGDRRPGNNRARMRVSPGRG